In one Streptomyces sp. T12 genomic region, the following are encoded:
- a CDS encoding YdbC family protein, which produces MLVKWIRCTVVDRRGFERGQRKWAGLLGEPGFRGQGGGWSRGRQGVVHVFSFWESRSFYDSFMARSHDRLAAAQSGTYKDIQVKLFDYRFDVKTGFEPRFTDADLVRVAHCRVHEERAEHFTLMQEKVWNPAMAGSPGMIRGLFGEAPGHEFLVLSMWRSAAEHGKYRTERVERLALRAQTEADVAALTGDIVELEPTWTV; this is translated from the coding sequence GTGCTGGTCAAGTGGATTCGCTGCACCGTGGTGGACCGCCGCGGCTTCGAGCGGGGGCAGCGAAAATGGGCGGGGCTTCTGGGGGAGCCGGGGTTTCGGGGGCAGGGGGGTGGCTGGAGCCGGGGGCGGCAGGGGGTGGTGCACGTCTTCTCGTTCTGGGAGAGCCGCTCCTTCTACGACTCATTCATGGCCCGCTCCCACGACAGACTGGCGGCGGCCCAGTCGGGCACCTACAAGGACATACAGGTCAAACTCTTCGACTACCGCTTCGATGTGAAGACCGGCTTCGAGCCGCGCTTCACCGACGCGGACCTCGTCCGAGTGGCACACTGCCGTGTCCACGAGGAGCGCGCCGAACACTTCACGCTCATGCAGGAGAAGGTCTGGAACCCCGCGATGGCCGGCTCCCCGGGCATGATCCGCGGACTGTTCGGTGAGGCGCCGGGCCATGAGTTCCTGGTGCTGTCGATGTGGCGGTCGGCCGCGGAGCACGGCAAGTACCGCACCGAGCGCGTGGAGCGACTGGCGCTGCGAGCCCAGACGGAGGCGGACGTCGCGGCCCTGACGGGTGACATCGTGGAGCTCGAACCGACCTGGACGGTTTGA
- a CDS encoding histidine phosphatase family protein, which yields MARPRRIVLVRHGESTGNVDDTVYEREPDHALALTEQGWRQAEETGKRLREVFGRERVSVYVSPYRRTHETLRAFHLDPELIRVREEPRLREQDWGNWQDCDDVRLQKSYRDAYGHFFYRFAQGESGADVYDRVGGFLESLFRSFEAPDHPPNVLLVTHGLAMRLFCMRWFHWTVAEFESLSNPGNAEMRMLVLGDDGKYTLDRPFERWRDPEPYGITG from the coding sequence ATGGCACGACCACGGCGCATCGTCCTTGTCCGGCACGGCGAGTCAACGGGCAATGTTGATGACACTGTGTACGAGCGTGAACCCGACCACGCACTGGCCCTGACCGAGCAGGGCTGGCGGCAGGCCGAGGAGACGGGTAAACGGCTGCGGGAGGTGTTCGGACGCGAGCGCGTCAGCGTGTACGTCTCGCCCTACCGTCGTACGCACGAAACGCTGCGCGCCTTCCACCTGGATCCCGAGCTCATACGGGTGCGTGAGGAGCCCCGGCTGCGTGAGCAGGACTGGGGGAACTGGCAGGACTGCGACGACGTACGCCTCCAGAAGTCCTACCGGGACGCCTACGGCCACTTCTTCTACCGCTTCGCCCAGGGCGAGTCCGGCGCCGACGTGTACGACCGGGTCGGTGGCTTCCTGGAGAGCCTGTTCCGCAGTTTCGAGGCGCCCGATCACCCGCCGAACGTGCTGCTGGTGACGCATGGCCTGGCGATGCGGCTGTTCTGCATGCGCTGGTTCCACTGGACGGTCGCGGAATTCGAGTCGCTGTCGAACCCGGGGAACGCCGAGATGCGCATGCTCGTTCTCGGGGACGACGGCAAGTACACGCTTGACCGGCCTTTCGAACGTTGGCGAGATCCGGAACCGTACGGGATCACCGGATAG
- a CDS encoding ADP-ribosylglycohydrolase family protein, protein MTADSSPEGRLDRALASLRGLAVGDALGSQFFVPANYPLLKRRELPAGPWQWTDDTEMACSVVAVLAVDHRIDQDVLARSFAEHHDFDRGYGPAVNRLLRLVREGGDWRELSAALFNGQGSWGNGAAMRIAPLGAWYADDPEQATHQAEISAYPTHQHREAVVGAMAVAAAAALAAAPGGPPSPESLLDDVVALVPKSAVGAGLRRARDMLDYGDAATVAAVLGCGRRTTAHDTVPFALWSAARALGDYERAFWTTAQVGGDVDTTCAIVGGVIGSGKAGSVPTEWVARTEALPEWVPTSA, encoded by the coding sequence ATGACCGCTGACTCCTCTCCCGAAGGGCGCCTGGACCGCGCCCTGGCCAGCCTGCGCGGACTCGCGGTGGGGGACGCGCTGGGCTCGCAGTTCTTCGTGCCCGCGAACTATCCGCTGCTGAAGCGTCGCGAGCTGCCCGCTGGCCCCTGGCAGTGGACGGACGACACGGAGATGGCCTGTTCCGTGGTCGCGGTCCTGGCCGTCGACCACCGCATCGACCAGGACGTTCTGGCTCGCTCTTTCGCCGAGCATCACGACTTCGACCGGGGCTACGGCCCTGCGGTCAACCGGCTGCTGCGCTTGGTCCGGGAGGGTGGGGACTGGCGCGAGCTCTCGGCCGCGCTCTTCAACGGACAGGGGTCCTGGGGCAACGGCGCCGCAATGCGGATCGCTCCCCTGGGAGCCTGGTACGCGGACGACCCGGAGCAGGCGACCCACCAGGCCGAGATCTCGGCCTACCCCACGCATCAGCACCGCGAGGCCGTCGTCGGCGCCATGGCCGTCGCCGCGGCTGCCGCGCTGGCCGCCGCTCCCGGTGGCCCGCCGAGTCCTGAATCGCTCCTCGACGATGTCGTCGCTCTCGTCCCGAAGAGTGCGGTCGGCGCGGGACTACGGCGCGCCCGGGACATGCTCGACTACGGCGACGCGGCCACCGTCGCGGCCGTTCTGGGCTGCGGGCGACGAACGACGGCCCATGACACGGTGCCCTTCGCACTCTGGTCGGCCGCGCGTGCTCTCGGTGACTACGAGCGGGCCTTCTGGACGACCGCGCAGGTCGGCGGTGACGTGGATACCACGTGCGCCATCGTGGGCGGAGTGATCGGCTCCGGGAAGGCAGGGTCGGTGCCGACCGAGTGGGTGGCGCGGACCGAGGCCCTGCCGGAGTGGGTGCCGACGTCGGCGTAG
- a CDS encoding MFS transporter — MTTSQLIKDQKPGAARREGHPGIALTVIAACQLMVVLDATIVNIALPHIQDALKFSTTDLTWVVSAYTLTFGGLLLLGGRAGDILGRRRVFMAGILLFTLASLLGGLAQEPWQLLAARVLQGVGGAIASPTSLALITTTFPEGPERNRAFGVFAAVSAGGGAIGLLAGGMLTEWLDWRWVLFVNVPIGIVIAVLAPLYISESERHSGRFDIAGALTSTAGMASLVYGFIRAADEGWRDNLTIGSFGAAVILLLAFAFIESRAKEPITPLRMFADRNRSGTYVIMLSLAAAMFGMFFYIVLFVQNVLQYSPIEAGLAFLPVTVVIALGAGLSQRFLPVLGPKPFMLAGSALTAIGLAWQTLISADSSYVGGVLGPMLVFGFGMGLNFVTLTVTAVSGVSQHEAGAASGLLNATQQVGGSLGLSILTTVFGSASKDEAEKQLPKFMAEGSAEQKAEFAKTQQLPGPWGHEVLTQGISTGFVAAAAMAVLALATAWLVIRVRKSDLDALAGTSGPMAG; from the coding sequence GTGACAACCTCTCAGTTGATCAAGGACCAGAAACCAGGTGCGGCCCGCCGGGAGGGGCATCCCGGCATCGCACTCACCGTCATCGCGGCCTGCCAACTCATGGTGGTACTCGACGCGACGATTGTGAACATTGCGCTCCCGCACATTCAAGACGCGCTCAAGTTCAGCACCACCGACCTCACCTGGGTCGTCAGCGCCTACACACTCACCTTCGGCGGTCTGCTGCTGCTCGGCGGCCGCGCCGGTGACATCCTGGGCCGCCGCCGGGTGTTCATGGCCGGCATTCTGCTGTTCACTCTCGCCTCGCTGCTCGGCGGACTCGCCCAGGAACCCTGGCAGTTGCTGGCCGCGCGCGTGCTCCAGGGCGTCGGTGGCGCGATCGCCTCGCCCACTTCGCTGGCGCTCATCACCACCACGTTCCCCGAAGGACCGGAACGCAACCGCGCGTTCGGCGTCTTCGCTGCCGTCTCCGCAGGGGGTGGCGCCATCGGTCTGCTCGCGGGCGGCATGCTCACCGAGTGGCTCGACTGGCGGTGGGTGCTCTTCGTCAACGTACCGATCGGCATCGTGATCGCCGTGCTCGCGCCGCTGTACATCAGCGAGTCCGAACGGCACAGCGGCCGATTCGACATCGCCGGCGCACTGACCTCGACGGCAGGCATGGCGTCCCTGGTCTACGGCTTCATCCGCGCGGCGGACGAAGGCTGGCGGGACAACCTGACCATCGGGTCCTTCGGCGCCGCAGTCATCCTGCTGCTGGCCTTCGCGTTCATCGAGTCGCGGGCCAAGGAACCCATAACCCCACTCAGGATGTTCGCCGACCGCAACCGCTCGGGCACGTATGTGATCATGCTGAGCCTCGCTGCGGCGATGTTCGGGATGTTCTTCTACATCGTGCTCTTCGTGCAGAACGTGCTGCAGTACAGCCCGATCGAGGCCGGTCTCGCCTTCCTGCCGGTGACGGTCGTGATCGCACTGGGCGCGGGCCTGTCGCAGCGCTTCCTGCCGGTGCTCGGCCCCAAGCCGTTCATGCTCGCGGGCTCGGCACTCACGGCGATCGGGCTGGCCTGGCAGACCCTGATCAGTGCCGACAGCTCGTACGTCGGCGGAGTGCTCGGGCCGATGCTGGTATTCGGCTTCGGCATGGGCCTGAACTTCGTGACGTTGACGGTCACCGCGGTCTCCGGCGTATCCCAGCACGAGGCCGGTGCCGCGTCCGGGCTGCTCAACGCCACGCAGCAGGTGGGTGGTTCGCTCGGCCTGTCCATCCTGACGACGGTGTTCGGCTCGGCCAGCAAGGACGAGGCGGAGAAGCAGCTCCCGAAGTTCATGGCGGAGGGATCTGCCGAGCAGAAGGCGGAGTTCGCCAAAACCCAGCAGCTGCCCGGTCCGTGGGGGCATGAGGTGCTCACGCAGGGCATCTCGACGGGCTTTGTGGCGGCCGCCGCGATGGCCGTACTCGCCCTGGCCACTGCTTGGTTGGTGATCCGGGTCCGCAAGAGCGATCTGGATGCCCTCGCCGGGACGTCGGGTCCGATGGCCGGCTGA
- a CDS encoding TetR/AcrR family transcriptional regulator, producing MVTSRWTAAPARTASLRRRGAVLDRAILDAALEQLSTVGWNGLTMEGVAAGAQTGKAAVYRRWPSKEDLVADALRAGLPRFESAPDLGSVREDLLELCRQAREAMFSRPGFALRSVIHECDSLQAERFHGVIFEGVVEPTIRLLREVITRGIERGEVRADAANGYVFDAIPAMMMYRSKMCASEWSDRDLEEMIDQLMVPLLRPTGL from the coding sequence ATGGTTACCTCGCGCTGGACGGCCGCCCCCGCTCGGACGGCCTCCCTCCGCCGGCGCGGCGCCGTGCTCGATCGCGCGATTCTCGATGCCGCGCTGGAGCAGCTCAGTACGGTCGGCTGGAACGGCCTCACCATGGAGGGCGTCGCCGCCGGCGCCCAGACCGGCAAGGCCGCCGTCTACCGACGCTGGCCGTCCAAAGAGGATCTCGTCGCCGATGCGCTGCGTGCCGGACTGCCGCGCTTCGAGTCGGCTCCCGACCTGGGGAGCGTGCGCGAGGATCTGCTCGAGCTGTGCCGACAGGCGCGAGAGGCGATGTTCTCGCGCCCCGGTTTCGCCTTGCGATCAGTGATTCACGAATGCGACAGCCTCCAAGCTGAGCGCTTCCATGGAGTGATCTTCGAAGGTGTCGTGGAGCCGACCATCAGGTTGCTCCGTGAGGTCATCACCCGTGGGATTGAGCGGGGTGAGGTGCGGGCCGACGCGGCGAACGGCTATGTCTTCGATGCCATTCCGGCGATGATGATGTACCGATCAAAGATGTGCGCGAGCGAATGGAGCGACCGGGACCTGGAGGAGATGATCGACCAGTTGATGGTTCCCCTGCTCCGTCCGACAGGTCTCTGA
- a CDS encoding ribonuclease HII, translating into MPYEPPTHTVERSLRATTGAKIIAGVDEVGRGAWAGPVTVCAAVTGLRRPPTGLTDSKLLTVKRRTELAEELRTWVTSYALGHASPEEIDDLGMTAALRLAAGRALEALPVRPDAVILDGKHDYLGAPWRVRTVIKGDRSCVAVAAASVIAKVQRDKMMAELGIDHADFGFADNAGYPSPVHKAALAERGPTPYHRLSWAYLDALPQWRHLKKVRTWVEGSVPEVEGQLGFDF; encoded by the coding sequence ATGCCGTACGAACCTCCTACTCACACCGTCGAGCGCTCCCTTCGGGCCACGACCGGAGCGAAGATCATTGCCGGTGTCGACGAGGTGGGGCGCGGTGCCTGGGCCGGACCCGTCACCGTCTGCGCGGCGGTCACCGGACTGCGCCGGCCCCCCACAGGTCTCACCGACTCCAAGCTGCTCACCGTCAAACGGCGCACCGAGCTCGCTGAGGAGCTGCGGACGTGGGTGACGTCGTACGCCCTCGGGCACGCCTCTCCGGAGGAGATCGACGACCTGGGGATGACGGCCGCGCTGCGGCTCGCGGCGGGGCGCGCCCTGGAGGCCCTGCCGGTCCGCCCGGACGCCGTGATCCTCGACGGGAAGCACGACTATCTCGGGGCTCCCTGGAGGGTCCGTACGGTGATCAAGGGCGACCGGTCGTGCGTGGCGGTCGCGGCGGCCTCGGTGATCGCCAAGGTTCAGCGCGACAAAATGATGGCCGAACTGGGTATCGACCATGCAGACTTCGGTTTTGCGGACAACGCCGGGTATCCGTCGCCCGTGCACAAGGCCGCACTGGCGGAGCGGGGACCCACCCCGTACCACCGGTTGTCGTGGGCGTATCTTGATGCGCTGCCCCAGTGGCGGCACCTCAAGAAGGTCCGCACCTGGGTGGAAGGAAGCGTTCCGGAGGTCGAAGGGCAGCTCGGCTTCGATTTCTGA
- a CDS encoding RecQ family ATP-dependent DNA helicase, producing MEHTSNADLRAAADAVLARLVGDATGAARLREDQWRAIEALVADRRRALVVQRTGWGKSAVYFVATSLLRAQGSGPTVIVSPLLALMRNQVDAAARAGIHARTINSSNTEEWDTIQHEIAAGDVDVLLVSPERLNNPDFRDQVLPKLAAATGLLVVDEAHCISDWGHDFRPDYRRLRTMLSDLPPGVPVLATTATANARVTADVAEQLGTGGTSDALVLRGPLDRDSLSLSVLRLPDAAHRMAWLADHLDDLPGSGIIYTLTVAAAEEVTAFLRQRGHTVASYTGKTENADRQQAEDDLLGNKVKALVATSALGMGFDKPDLGFVVHLGSPSSPIAYYQQVGRAGRGVEHAEVLLLPGQEDEAIWQYFASLAFPSEELVRRTLDVLARADRPLSLPALEPLVELRRSRLETMLKVLDVDGAVRRVKGGWIATGQPWTYESERYDWVAKQRKAEQQAMREYASTTGCRMEFLQRQLDDEGAKSCGRCDNCAGARFTADTSTVALDAARVDLGRAGVEVEPRRMWPTGLPAIGVDLKGRIPAGEQAAPGRALGRLSDIGWGNRLRPMLAPHAPDEPVPDDVAKAVVGVLVDWAKGPGGWASGAQDAPPRPVGVVTVASRTRPQLINSLGARIAEVGRLPLLGSLQYTGEAPQVSRSNSAQRLKALDGALIVPPTLASALAATPGPVLLVDDFTETGWTLAVAARILQRAGAQGVMPLVLAMQG from the coding sequence ATGGAGCACACGAGCAACGCGGATCTCCGGGCGGCCGCCGACGCGGTCCTCGCACGCCTCGTCGGAGACGCCACCGGCGCGGCCCGGCTGCGTGAGGACCAGTGGCGGGCGATCGAGGCACTGGTCGCCGACAGACGCCGGGCCCTGGTCGTGCAGCGCACGGGGTGGGGCAAGTCCGCGGTCTACTTCGTGGCCACCTCGCTGCTGCGGGCCCAGGGCAGCGGACCGACAGTGATCGTCTCCCCGTTGCTCGCGTTGATGCGCAACCAAGTCGACGCCGCGGCCCGCGCCGGGATCCACGCGCGGACCATCAACTCCTCCAACACCGAGGAATGGGACACCATTCAGCACGAGATCGCCGCGGGCGACGTCGATGTGCTGCTGGTCTCCCCGGAACGGCTCAACAACCCGGACTTCCGCGATCAGGTCCTGCCCAAGCTGGCCGCGGCGACCGGACTTCTCGTGGTCGACGAGGCGCACTGCATCTCGGACTGGGGCCACGACTTCCGGCCGGACTACCGGCGACTGCGCACCATGCTCTCCGATCTCCCGCCCGGAGTGCCCGTGCTCGCGACGACCGCCACCGCCAACGCGCGCGTGACCGCCGATGTCGCCGAACAACTCGGTACCGGGGGCACTTCGGACGCCCTGGTGCTGCGCGGGCCACTGGACCGGGACAGCCTGAGCCTGAGTGTCCTTCGCCTGCCGGACGCCGCGCACCGGATGGCGTGGCTCGCCGACCACCTCGATGACCTGCCGGGTTCGGGAATCATCTACACGCTCACGGTGGCCGCCGCCGAGGAGGTCACGGCCTTCCTACGGCAGCGCGGTCACACGGTCGCCTCCTACACCGGCAAGACGGAAAACGCCGACCGTCAGCAGGCTGAGGACGACCTGCTCGGCAACAAGGTCAAGGCCCTGGTCGCCACCTCCGCGCTCGGCATGGGCTTCGACAAGCCCGACCTCGGCTTCGTGGTGCACCTCGGCTCGCCCTCCTCCCCCATCGCCTACTACCAGCAGGTCGGTCGTGCCGGCCGCGGCGTGGAGCACGCTGAGGTGCTCCTCCTTCCAGGCCAGGAGGACGAGGCGATCTGGCAGTACTTCGCCTCGCTCGCCTTCCCCTCGGAGGAGCTGGTGCGCCGCACTCTCGACGTCCTCGCGCGGGCGGACAGGCCACTGTCGCTGCCTGCCCTGGAGCCCTTGGTGGAGCTTCGCCGCTCCCGCCTGGAGACCATGCTCAAGGTCCTCGACGTGGACGGGGCGGTCCGGCGGGTCAAGGGCGGCTGGATCGCGACCGGACAGCCATGGACGTACGAGTCCGAGCGCTACGACTGGGTCGCCAAGCAGCGCAAGGCCGAGCAGCAGGCGATGCGCGAGTACGCCTCGACGACGGGCTGCCGGATGGAGTTCCTGCAGCGTCAGCTCGACGACGAGGGGGCCAAGTCCTGCGGTCGCTGCGACAACTGCGCGGGGGCGCGCTTCACTGCCGATACGTCCACGGTCGCGTTGGACGCCGCACGCGTCGACCTCGGTCGGGCGGGAGTCGAGGTCGAGCCGCGCCGCATGTGGCCGACCGGTCTGCCGGCCATCGGCGTCGACCTCAAGGGACGCATCCCAGCCGGTGAACAGGCTGCCCCGGGGCGGGCTTTGGGACGACTGTCGGACATCGGCTGGGGCAACCGGCTGCGACCGATGCTCGCACCCCACGCCCCGGACGAGCCCGTGCCCGACGACGTGGCCAAGGCGGTCGTGGGTGTACTGGTCGACTGGGCCAAGGGGCCGGGCGGTTGGGCCTCCGGGGCTCAGGACGCCCCACCGCGCCCGGTCGGCGTCGTCACGGTCGCCTCACGCACGCGTCCGCAACTGATCAACTCACTGGGCGCGCGCATCGCGGAGGTCGGCAGACTCCCGCTACTTGGTTCCCTGCAGTACACCGGAGAGGCACCCCAGGTGTCGCGGAGCAACAGCGCCCAGCGCCTCAAGGCACTCGACGGCGCACTGATCGTGCCGCCCACCCTGGCTTCGGCTCTCGCCGCGACCCCGGGCCCAGTGCTGCTGGTGGACGACTTCACCGAGACCGGTTGGACCCTGGCGGTCGCGGCGCGGATTCTCCAACGCGCCGGTGCACAGGGGGTGATGCCGCTGGTTCTGGCCATGCAGGGTTGA
- a CDS encoding DUF4192 domain-containing protein, protein MTNHSEATGSPENDGTTGSEQHLAPWATGPNDVPDVSGVHDMHDVHEVRDVQRGHEVQAGHDKHPGLAQQADQPDCTAYEGQLAEHQVTLRTPAELADALPYLLGYRPEDSIVLVALHDRGGRGRFGGRARLGIPASTDDWDSAARQLAHGLVRGSERRGARAEQMVAFLCQEPAKGETGQQVMERLRPLAQKMRLACGGLDVPVIEALCISDGRFWSYCCDKGECCPPEGRPMGLPGTSVLAAAATYAGLQVRGTLRELQARLLPWETAAALEQEIALDTVGMALVPRILDDATRAGVAEETLELAARLLSRFAAAPPVSGTLTADLRDDELLGHDEAARLILGLQDRSTRDRAAEWMEGDEAGPALRLWRALARRCVGPYREHAAPPLTLAGWVAWSTGDDLEAREALAMALGADTDYLFARLLHQACNEGLDPESIRRCLRAERVGRERTDAGRLGRPEDAEEPVRGAAVESKPTSDAGDRRRSRHDAGSADGSRRSARGARRERATSVSRPSPPAGTHPGAPRPGSTAARTSKRTAARTLKRTAPSTSSSTAPRTSKKGTARRSGPRPDGARPGNAGAEGDA, encoded by the coding sequence ATGACGAACCACAGCGAAGCGACTGGATCTCCCGAAAACGACGGCACCACGGGCAGCGAACAGCACCTCGCCCCGTGGGCCACCGGCCCGAACGACGTGCCTGACGTGTCCGGCGTGCATGACATGCACGATGTGCATGAGGTACGCGACGTGCAGCGTGGGCATGAGGTGCAGGCCGGGCATGACAAACACCCAGGGCTTGCGCAACAAGCGGACCAACCCGACTGCACCGCATACGAAGGGCAGCTGGCCGAGCACCAGGTCACCCTGCGCACCCCGGCCGAACTGGCCGACGCGTTGCCGTATCTCCTCGGATACCGCCCCGAGGACAGCATCGTGCTCGTCGCCCTGCACGACAGGGGTGGCCGCGGCCGGTTCGGTGGCCGGGCACGGCTCGGCATTCCCGCGAGTACGGACGACTGGGACTCCGCGGCCAGGCAGCTGGCCCACGGACTGGTGAGGGGCAGCGAGCGCAGGGGAGCCCGAGCCGAGCAGATGGTCGCCTTCCTCTGCCAGGAACCGGCAAAGGGCGAGACCGGCCAACAGGTCATGGAACGGCTGCGACCACTGGCCCAGAAGATGCGTCTCGCCTGCGGCGGCCTGGACGTCCCGGTGATCGAGGCCCTGTGCATCTCCGACGGTCGCTTCTGGTCGTACTGCTGCGACAAGGGGGAGTGCTGTCCGCCCGAGGGCCGGCCGATGGGTCTGCCCGGTACGTCCGTGTTGGCCGCCGCGGCCACGTACGCCGGACTGCAGGTGCGCGGCACGCTGCGCGAGTTGCAGGCCAGGCTGTTGCCCTGGGAGACCGCCGCAGCCTTGGAACAGGAAATCGCCCTGGACACCGTCGGCATGGCGCTCGTCCCCAGGATTCTCGACGACGCGACACGCGCCGGCGTGGCGGAGGAGACGCTGGAGCTCGCCGCGCGGCTCCTGAGCCGCTTCGCCGCGGCGCCGCCCGTGTCCGGAACGCTGACTGCGGATCTCCGTGACGACGAACTGCTCGGACACGACGAAGCCGCGAGGCTGATTCTGGGCCTGCAGGACCGCTCGACCCGCGACCGCGCGGCCGAGTGGATGGAGGGCGACGAGGCCGGTCCCGCCCTCCGGCTCTGGCGAGCACTGGCCCGCCGCTGCGTCGGACCGTACCGCGAGCACGCCGCCCCGCCCCTCACTCTCGCCGGCTGGGTCGCCTGGTCCACCGGTGACGATCTGGAGGCCCGAGAAGCCCTTGCCATGGCACTCGGCGCCGACACCGACTACCTCTTCGCGCGCCTCCTGCACCAGGCTTGCAACGAGGGTCTGGACCCCGAGTCGATCCGCCGTTGCCTGCGTGCCGAACGCGTGGGTCGCGAGCGGACGGACGCCGGGCGGCTCGGCAGGCCGGAGGATGCCGAAGAGCCGGTGCGGGGCGCGGCAGTTGAGTCCAAGCCGACGTCTGACGCGGGTGATCGCCGCCGGTCTCGGCACGATGCGGGTTCGGCCGACGGTTCCCGGCGCTCCGCACGGGGCGCTAGGCGAGAGCGGGCCACGAGCGTCTCGCGCCCGAGTCCCCCAGCCGGGACACATCCCGGTGCCCCGCGGCCGGGTAGCACGGCTGCGCGTACCTCGAAGCGCACGGCTGCTCGCACGCTGAAGCGCACGGCTCCGTCCACCTCGAGCAGCACGGCGCCGCGCACCTCAAAGAAGGGAACTGCGCGTCGGAGCGGGCCCCGTCCGGACGGTGCGCGTCCCGGAAACGCCGGCGCCGAGGGGGACGCGTGA